In a genomic window of Sphingomonas koreensis:
- the drt3a gene encoding antiviral reverse transcriptase Drt3a, whose product MLDQMFTAENFRRIYDSENRKGLDIASRYFPTLEPLTLAVRDKVQAIRNHRAHEATMASDVFETTLITLKTELAALKAEKSGAVDDLMDDISQKVLKPSFKIDLSQKLGPQGKLVYCIDAEPETFFVIKQLQRNIHRIYGVKQANRHDLVCQIRDMLGSSFPFELVRTDISSFYENIDRKRLVEKLDGDQLLSPASKKYIKQVLDSYGAKSGAVNGVPRGVGISAYLAELYLRPVDKAIRAIPGMVLYGRFVDDIVAVFARPPTGNNLGSFKDRIIAIFSDNGLMHNPAKTHEFTLPATNPVSFEYLGYRFDLAGVNLAISPSSAKVGKYRSRMNAAFEDYWDKRPLNPRRAYRELASRVKFLTGNTRLSNSKSRAVTGVYYNNSIVTDLSCFDQLDKELKLLVDSLKSSSLQKQLKKLKFSTGFVQRRYHNFSTRELQIIVKVWKHG is encoded by the coding sequence ATGCTCGACCAGATGTTCACTGCGGAAAACTTTCGACGTATCTATGACTCCGAAAACCGCAAAGGTCTCGATATAGCGAGCCGCTATTTTCCTACGCTTGAACCGCTGACACTTGCGGTTCGCGACAAGGTGCAAGCTATTCGCAATCATCGAGCGCACGAAGCGACGATGGCGTCGGATGTCTTCGAGACGACGCTTATCACGCTCAAAACTGAGCTTGCAGCTCTAAAAGCCGAGAAGTCGGGTGCGGTCGATGACCTTATGGATGACATCAGCCAGAAGGTCCTGAAACCCAGTTTCAAAATCGACCTGTCACAGAAGTTGGGGCCACAGGGAAAGCTAGTCTACTGTATAGATGCAGAGCCTGAAACCTTTTTTGTCATCAAGCAGCTCCAGCGAAACATTCACCGCATTTACGGTGTCAAACAGGCAAATCGGCACGACCTAGTATGCCAAATTCGGGATATGCTTGGCAGTAGCTTTCCGTTTGAGCTTGTCCGCACAGATATCTCGTCGTTCTATGAGAACATTGACCGTAAGCGTCTGGTGGAGAAGCTCGATGGCGATCAGCTTTTAAGCCCCGCGTCTAAGAAATACATCAAGCAGGTGCTAGACTCATACGGCGCGAAGTCCGGCGCGGTGAATGGCGTTCCGCGTGGTGTTGGAATCAGCGCATATTTGGCCGAACTGTATCTACGGCCAGTCGATAAAGCTATCCGAGCAATTCCTGGCATGGTTCTATACGGTCGGTTTGTCGATGATATAGTTGCAGTGTTTGCCCGACCGCCCACAGGCAATAACCTCGGCTCTTTCAAAGACCGGATCATCGCCATATTCAGTGATAACGGCCTTATGCATAACCCTGCTAAGACGCACGAATTCACGTTGCCCGCTACCAATCCCGTATCTTTTGAGTATCTGGGCTATCGTTTTGACTTAGCTGGCGTGAATCTGGCGATCAGTCCCAGTTCTGCAAAAGTCGGAAAGTATCGCAGCCGAATGAATGCCGCGTTTGAGGATTATTGGGATAAGCGTCCACTTAATCCAAGACGCGCGTATCGAGAACTTGCCTCACGCGTCAAGTTTTTAACAGGCAATACGCGCCTCTCAAATAGCAAGTCGCGTGCCGTTACTGGAGTATATTACAACAATTCAATCGTAACAGACTTGTCATGCTTTGATCAACTCGACAAGGAGCTAAAGCTCCTTGTCGATTCTCTAAAAAGCAGCAGCCTGCAAAAGCAGTTGAAGAAGCTGAAATTCTCGACTGGTTTTGTACAGCGCCGATATCATAATTTCAGCACGAGAGAGTTGCAGATAATCGTGAAGGTCTGGAAACATGGCTAA
- a CDS encoding class I SAM-dependent DNA methyltransferase: MNAVEIEEAVTALAAAPFDRDEFPFAFLQAFGNKETTLRKLRSGTSNKSDIGGVLQTSNIHIAIADAGDVTTKLDALRASPATTRAKAKFILATDGEAFEAEDLLSGETVACPFAEFPDHFGFFLPLAGITTVKQVRESSFDIRATGRLNKLYVELLKDNPDWGTAERRPDMNHFLARLIFCFFAEDTDIFHRSHPFTGTVEKMSDRDSSNTHEVIGEIFRAMNTAITDRTSSALPRWADGFPYVNGGLFSGSVDVPRFSKIARTYLLHIGNLDWKKINPDIFGSMIQAVADDEERGALGMHYTSVPNILKVLNPLFLDDLREHLAEADDNPRKLLNLRSRMARIRVFDPACGSGNFLVIAYKEMRAIEAIINERRGEKERKSDIPLTNFRGIELRDFPAEIARLALIIAEYQCDVLYRGQQLALNEFLPLDAENWITCGNALGLDWMGVCPPTGTGVKLVGDDLFQTPLNQSEIDFQNEGGETYICGNPPYVGTKYQDAFQKSEIAKVFQDEKINFGNVDYIGCWFLIAAKAIQKYQDGAFAFVSTSSLFQGEQAEIVLHILKKYGITISWAQASFPWSNNAANNAGVICCIVGCDKASKAGERYLYENGSKREVKNIGPYLVPMPDIVVSKTSSPISLLTPMNYGSMSNDDGHFTINEDDYQSLRDSKNNPQSLIKITYGGAEFIKGIVRRSLYIANDSDLPKDQRAIFEPIFERVRAYRSNSARAATKKLSDAPMLFAERRHVEKPKIFVPQVLSERREYITAGLLPESALVIAPHMQIIDGGIHEFALLSSKMHHVWVSTVCGRLKNDIRYSSLLGWNTFPVPLLTEKNISDLQRSGANILTARESHFPMTISELYDPSKMPDNLRESHDHNDEILERIYVGRRFRNNTERLEHLLELYANRGKVRHVNG; the protein is encoded by the coding sequence ATGAACGCAGTCGAAATTGAAGAAGCCGTAACCGCTCTGGCGGCTGCCCCCTTCGACCGCGACGAGTTCCCGTTCGCGTTCCTGCAAGCGTTCGGGAACAAGGAAACGACGCTTAGGAAGCTCCGCTCGGGCACGTCAAACAAGTCCGATATTGGGGGCGTCCTCCAGACCAGCAACATCCATATTGCGATCGCCGACGCTGGCGATGTGACCACCAAGCTGGATGCGCTACGGGCCAGCCCTGCCACGACGCGGGCTAAAGCCAAGTTCATTCTGGCGACGGATGGCGAGGCGTTCGAGGCGGAAGATTTGCTATCCGGCGAAACCGTTGCCTGCCCGTTCGCCGAGTTCCCAGACCATTTCGGCTTCTTCCTGCCGCTTGCCGGGATCACCACCGTCAAGCAGGTGCGCGAAAGCTCGTTCGACATCCGCGCCACAGGCCGTCTCAACAAGCTCTACGTCGAACTGCTGAAGGACAACCCCGATTGGGGCACTGCCGAGCGCCGCCCGGACATGAACCATTTTCTGGCTCGACTGATTTTCTGCTTCTTCGCGGAGGACACCGACATATTCCACCGCAGCCATCCTTTCACCGGCACCGTGGAGAAAATGAGCGACCGGGACTCGTCCAACACCCATGAGGTGATCGGCGAGATTTTCCGAGCGATGAATACCGCGATCACGGATCGTACCTCGTCGGCGCTGCCCCGATGGGCCGATGGCTTTCCCTATGTAAACGGCGGGCTATTTTCTGGCAGTGTGGACGTGCCGCGTTTCAGCAAGATCGCACGGACATACCTGCTCCATATCGGAAATCTCGACTGGAAAAAGATCAACCCTGACATTTTTGGATCGATGATTCAGGCAGTCGCCGATGACGAGGAGCGCGGCGCGCTGGGGATGCACTACACGTCCGTCCCCAACATCCTGAAAGTGCTGAACCCGCTCTTTTTGGACGACCTGCGCGAGCATCTAGCCGAAGCCGACGACAATCCCCGTAAGCTCCTCAATCTCCGTAGCCGCATGGCCCGCATCCGGGTTTTCGATCCGGCTTGCGGTAGCGGCAATTTCCTTGTGATCGCCTACAAGGAAATGCGGGCAATCGAAGCCATCATCAACGAACGGCGCGGCGAGAAAGAGCGAAAATCGGATATTCCGCTGACGAACTTCCGAGGCATCGAGCTTCGCGACTTCCCCGCCGAGATCGCCCGATTGGCTCTTATCATCGCCGAATATCAATGTGATGTCCTCTATCGTGGGCAGCAACTCGCCTTGAACGAGTTTTTGCCCCTTGATGCTGAGAATTGGATCACATGTGGCAATGCCCTCGGGCTGGATTGGATGGGCGTATGCCCACCAACGGGAACAGGTGTGAAGCTTGTTGGCGATGACCTTTTTCAGACTCCACTCAATCAGTCAGAGATAGACTTCCAGAATGAAGGTGGAGAGACTTATATTTGCGGCAATCCACCGTATGTCGGCACCAAGTATCAGGACGCATTTCAGAAAAGTGAGATCGCAAAAGTATTTCAAGACGAAAAAATCAATTTTGGGAACGTCGATTATATTGGATGTTGGTTCCTGATAGCGGCCAAAGCGATCCAAAAATATCAGGATGGTGCCTTTGCATTTGTAAGTACGTCTAGTCTTTTCCAAGGTGAACAGGCGGAGATAGTGCTGCACATACTTAAAAAGTATGGGATTACTATCAGTTGGGCGCAGGCAAGCTTTCCATGGTCAAATAATGCGGCAAATAATGCAGGAGTTATTTGCTGCATTGTTGGGTGCGACAAGGCTTCAAAAGCGGGAGAGCGCTATCTCTATGAGAACGGTTCAAAAAGGGAAGTTAAGAATATCGGTCCGTACCTCGTTCCAATGCCTGATATAGTTGTATCAAAGACTTCCTCTCCAATATCACTTCTTACTCCCATGAACTATGGCAGTATGTCCAACGATGACGGTCATTTCACCATCAATGAAGATGACTATCAGAGTCTCAGAGACAGCAAAAATAACCCCCAGAGCCTGATCAAAATTACCTATGGAGGCGCAGAGTTCATCAAGGGCATCGTTCGTAGATCGCTATACATAGCAAACGATAGCGACCTACCCAAAGATCAACGTGCGATTTTTGAGCCTATCTTCGAACGTGTACGGGCGTATCGCTCAAACAGCGCTCGCGCGGCTACTAAGAAACTGAGTGATGCGCCAATGCTCTTTGCCGAACGAAGGCATGTTGAGAAGCCAAAAATATTCGTGCCTCAAGTTCTCTCTGAAAGGCGGGAGTACATCACTGCGGGATTGCTTCCCGAAAGCGCGCTTGTCATTGCGCCACACATGCAGATTATTGACGGCGGAATTCACGAGTTCGCGCTACTGAGTAGCAAAATGCATCATGTGTGGGTGTCTACTGTGTGCGGGCGCTTGAAGAACGATATTCGCTATTCAAGTTTGCTTGGCTGGAACACCTTTCCTGTTCCCCTCCTCACGGAGAAAAACATTAGCGACCTTCAACGGTCGGGAGCAAATATACTAACTGCTCGTGAAAGCCACTTCCCGATGACAATATCGGAACTGTACGACCCCAGCAAAATGCCAGACAACCTCAGAGAGTCTCATGACCATAACGATGAGATTTTGGAACGCATTTATGTGGGTAGAAGATTTAGAAACAATACGGAGCGACTTGAGCATCTGTTGGAACTCTATGCGAATAGAGGAAAAGTGAGGCATGTAAATGGATAA
- a CDS encoding Y-family DNA polymerase, protein MFALIDGNSFYCSCERAFDPTLRGKPLVVLSNNDGCVIARTQEAKELGLKMGDPWHIAGKKPELKSVVWKSSNYVLYGDMSRRMFDVLSSMVPRVEPYSIDEMFMDFSGLPGDRVERSMAIRAAVRQIAKIPTCVGIGPTKTIAKLANKLAKADRSGVGVLDLSTEEARRQTYPHVSLGDVWGLGRASVVKLERLGVSDLAAFVNMEPDLVRETLTVTGQRTHAELRGVQCFTFTDAPASRQSIACTRSFGRAITSFDDMREAVATYAARAAEKMRRFGMKAGAMQVFMRTNEFNNDPKYSNSATFEIEPSADSFALIGSATRAAWSMWREGFRYFKAGVILIDLYRSKDLPVGDLFSSRDPERSKALMTALDAINGRFGRGTARPGGLVERADWSMRRGNLSPCYTTRLADFLQVRS, encoded by the coding sequence ATGTTTGCGCTCATCGACGGCAACAGTTTCTATTGCTCATGCGAGCGGGCGTTTGATCCGACATTGCGCGGAAAGCCGCTCGTCGTTCTGTCCAACAATGACGGCTGCGTGATTGCGCGGACGCAAGAAGCCAAGGAACTCGGCCTCAAGATGGGCGATCCCTGGCATATTGCGGGCAAGAAGCCGGAACTAAAAAGCGTCGTTTGGAAAAGCTCAAACTATGTCCTGTATGGCGACATGAGCCGCCGTATGTTCGATGTGCTGTCGAGCATGGTTCCGCGCGTCGAGCCATATTCCATCGACGAGATGTTCATGGATTTCTCCGGTCTGCCGGGTGATCGCGTTGAGCGTAGCATGGCGATAAGGGCGGCTGTCCGCCAGATTGCGAAAATCCCGACCTGCGTAGGCATCGGTCCCACAAAGACGATTGCCAAGCTGGCAAACAAACTCGCGAAAGCGGATCGCAGCGGCGTCGGCGTTCTCGATCTATCGACGGAAGAGGCGCGGCGGCAGACCTATCCGCATGTATCTTTAGGCGATGTTTGGGGGCTGGGTCGCGCGTCGGTCGTCAAGCTCGAACGTCTCGGCGTTTCGGACTTGGCTGCGTTCGTCAACATGGAACCTGATCTGGTGCGGGAAACGCTGACTGTCACCGGACAGCGCACCCATGCAGAATTACGGGGAGTCCAGTGCTTCACTTTCACGGACGCCCCGGCGTCGCGCCAGTCAATCGCCTGCACCCGTAGCTTTGGACGGGCCATCACGTCCTTCGATGACATGCGGGAAGCCGTAGCGACATACGCCGCCCGCGCTGCTGAAAAAATGCGGCGCTTCGGAATGAAGGCCGGAGCGATGCAGGTCTTTATGCGAACGAACGAGTTCAACAACGATCCGAAATATTCCAACTCGGCGACGTTCGAGATTGAGCCATCGGCGGACTCTTTTGCCCTGATAGGCTCGGCTACGCGGGCGGCGTGGTCGATGTGGCGCGAAGGGTTCCGCTATTTCAAGGCCGGGGTGATCCTGATCGATCTGTACCGCTCAAAGGATTTGCCTGTCGGCGATCTCTTTTCCTCGCGCGACCCAGAGCGGTCAAAGGCTCTGATGACCGCGCTCGATGCGATCAATGGGCGTTTTGGTCGTGGAACCGCGCGTCCCGGCGGTCTAGTGGAGCGGGCAGACTGGTCAATGCGAAGGGGAAACTTATCGCCATGCTACACAACTCGGCTTGCGGATTTTTTGCAGGTCCGGTCTTAA
- a CDS encoding GIY-YIG nuclease family protein, which translates to MSDLDLDELRDELSDFAQPEKKVGRGPREERIIAGFEEIQRFTDEHGRAPQHGEDRDIFERLYAVRLDRLRALEECRSLLAPLDRQGLLTGAEIAAPVSADDMDTDALMAELAGAAGDSVITDLLHVRSTAEKRAAEEIANRETCPDFDRFKPLFEQVRIDLDSGVRITRQFVKDAGFLKADITEGQFFILGGQVAYVAEVGETFRAPNGETDARLRVIYSNGTESNLLLRSLQRALYKDEAGRRITEPTAGPLFTDENDDEDIASGTIYVLRSKADHPLVAANRDVLHKIGVTGGDVAKRVANAKLDPTFLMADVEVVATYTLYNINRVRLENLIHRIFAPAQLNIEIKDRFGNPIVPREWFLVPRFVVDDAVERIKDGTITDLIYDPAAARLVRRA; encoded by the coding sequence ATGAGTGACCTTGACCTTGATGAACTGCGGGATGAACTGTCCGATTTCGCCCAGCCAGAAAAGAAAGTTGGGCGCGGCCCACGCGAAGAACGCATCATCGCGGGGTTCGAGGAAATTCAGCGTTTCACCGATGAACATGGGCGCGCTCCGCAACACGGCGAGGATCGCGATATATTTGAACGGCTTTATGCCGTGCGGCTGGACCGACTTCGTGCGCTGGAAGAATGCCGGTCGCTTCTCGCACCGCTCGACCGTCAGGGACTTTTGACCGGCGCAGAAATTGCCGCGCCTGTTTCCGCCGATGACATGGACACCGACGCGCTCATGGCCGAGCTTGCCGGGGCGGCTGGCGATTCCGTAATCACTGACCTCCTCCATGTCCGATCAACTGCCGAAAAGCGCGCCGCCGAAGAAATCGCGAACCGGGAAACTTGCCCGGACTTTGATCGCTTCAAACCGCTGTTCGAGCAAGTGCGGATCGACCTTGATTCCGGCGTTCGCATTACCCGACAATTTGTAAAGGACGCCGGATTCCTGAAAGCGGACATCACCGAGGGTCAGTTTTTCATCCTTGGCGGCCAAGTCGCCTATGTCGCGGAAGTTGGTGAAACCTTCCGCGCGCCTAACGGTGAAACTGACGCTCGCTTGCGAGTAATCTACTCCAACGGGACGGAAAGCAATCTGCTACTCCGCTCGCTGCAGCGGGCACTCTATAAGGATGAGGCCGGACGGCGAATTACCGAGCCGACCGCTGGCCCACTGTTCACGGACGAAAACGACGACGAGGATATTGCCAGCGGGACCATCTATGTCCTTCGCAGCAAGGCTGACCATCCGCTTGTCGCTGCCAATCGCGACGTGCTGCACAAGATCGGCGTGACAGGCGGCGATGTTGCCAAACGAGTTGCCAACGCGAAGCTGGACCCGACCTTTCTCATGGCGGACGTGGAGGTCGTTGCCACCTATACGCTTTACAACATCAACCGCGTGAGGCTCGAAAACCTGATCCACCGCATCTTCGCGCCCGCGCAACTGAACATCGAGATAAAGGATCGCTTCGGCAATCCGATAGTGCCGCGCGAGTGGTTCCTTGTGCCGCGCTTTGTCGTGGACGATGCCGTGGAGCGGATCAAGGACGGCACAATTACTGATCTCATTTATGATCCAGCGGCGGCGCGGCTGGTTCGACGCGCGTGA
- a CDS encoding DEAD/DEAH box helicase — MEENALVPSVSISYSRSGASTAANAYGMRPMQERAYEKRGEQYLLIKSPPASGKSRALMFVALDKLANQGVRQAIIVVPEKSIGSSFADEPLTKFGFWADWTVTPKWNLCNAPGEDGGKVNSVGAFLESDDKVLVCTHATFRFAVERFGVESFDNRLIAVDEFHHVSANPDNVLGKQLGEFIARDKVHILAMTGSYFRGDAEAVLAPQDEANFDTVTYTYYEQLNGYEFLKSLDIGYFFYSGAYSDDILAVLDPAEKTIIHIPNVNSRESTGQKIKEVEHIIEELGEWQGIDPATGFQLVKTAEGRVLRIADLVDDDAAKRDRVSAALKDPAQKNNRDHVDIIIALGMAKEGFDWIWCEHALTVGYRSSLTEIVQIIGRATRDAPGKTRARFTNLIAEPDAAESAVTEAVNDTLKAIAASLLMEQVLAPRFEFKPKNPTNEATPGFNYGEGGYQADKCNVGFNEERGTFQIEIKGLAEPKTPEAARICREDLNEVIASFVQDKPSIERGLFDEELVPEELTQLRLGKIIKDKYPELDEEDREAVRQHAIAALNLTQQAKKIALGDDGSGDGPGVNTALIDGVRKFAMDVRELDIDLIDRINPFQEAYAILAKTMSEDSLKQVAAAISARRTSLTPDEAKQLAVRAVQFKKERGRLPSISSTDAWEKRMAEGAAAFVRYKDEGRYE; from the coding sequence ATGGAAGAAAATGCATTAGTCCCTTCGGTATCGATTTCATACTCACGCAGCGGGGCCTCCACCGCTGCGAATGCCTATGGAATGAGGCCGATGCAAGAACGCGCTTACGAGAAGCGCGGTGAGCAATATCTTCTAATCAAATCTCCCCCGGCGTCGGGCAAAAGCCGCGCGCTCATGTTCGTCGCACTAGACAAGCTGGCAAACCAAGGCGTTCGCCAAGCCATCATCGTCGTGCCGGAAAAAAGCATCGGCTCAAGCTTTGCCGACGAGCCACTGACCAAGTTCGGCTTCTGGGCGGACTGGACCGTTACCCCGAAATGGAATCTCTGCAACGCTCCCGGCGAAGACGGGGGCAAGGTCAATAGCGTTGGCGCGTTCCTCGAAAGCGATGACAAGGTGCTGGTCTGCACCCATGCCACTTTCCGCTTCGCTGTGGAGCGGTTCGGCGTGGAGTCGTTCGACAATCGCCTGATCGCGGTAGACGAGTTCCACCACGTTTCCGCCAACCCGGATAATGTGCTGGGCAAGCAGCTTGGCGAGTTCATCGCCCGCGACAAGGTGCATATCCTCGCCATGACGGGCAGCTATTTCCGGGGCGATGCCGAAGCCGTCCTTGCGCCGCAGGATGAGGCCAATTTCGATACCGTCACCTACACCTATTACGAGCAGTTAAACGGCTACGAGTTTTTGAAATCGCTCGACATCGGCTATTTTTTCTACTCCGGCGCTTACTCCGACGACATCCTCGCCGTGCTGGACCCAGCCGAAAAAACGATCATTCACATCCCCAACGTCAATTCGCGAGAAAGCACCGGGCAAAAGATCAAGGAGGTTGAACACATCATCGAGGAGCTTGGTGAATGGCAGGGCATCGACCCGGCCACCGGCTTCCAGTTGGTGAAAACGGCGGAAGGCCGCGTTCTTCGCATCGCCGATCTTGTGGACGACGACGCGGCCAAGCGGGATCGTGTTTCCGCTGCGCTCAAAGATCCCGCGCAGAAGAACAATCGCGATCATGTGGACATTATCATCGCGCTTGGCATGGCGAAGGAAGGATTCGACTGGATTTGGTGCGAACACGCCCTCACGGTTGGATATCGTTCCAGCCTCACCGAGATCGTGCAGATCATCGGTCGCGCCACCCGCGACGCACCGGGAAAGACCCGCGCTCGTTTCACCAATTTGATCGCAGAACCGGACGCGGCAGAATCCGCTGTGACAGAAGCCGTCAACGATACCTTGAAGGCTATCGCCGCCAGCCTGCTCATGGAACAGGTGCTAGCGCCCCGCTTCGAGTTCAAGCCGAAGAATCCGACAAACGAGGCCACGCCCGGCTTCAATTATGGCGAAGGCGGTTATCAGGCCGACAAATGCAATGTCGGCTTTAACGAGGAGCGCGGCACTTTCCAGATAGAGATCAAGGGGCTTGCCGAACCCAAAACGCCAGAAGCTGCTCGCATATGCCGCGAGGATTTGAATGAGGTGATTGCCAGCTTCGTGCAGGACAAACCGAGCATCGAACGTGGCCTGTTCGATGAGGAGCTTGTTCCCGAGGAACTGACCCAGCTTCGCTTGGGCAAAATCATTAAGGACAAATATCCTGAACTCGACGAGGAGGATCGGGAGGCCGTGCGTCAGCACGCTATCGCTGCCCTCAATCTCACTCAGCAGGCAAAGAAGATCGCCCTTGGCGATGACGGTTCCGGTGACGGTCCGGGCGTCAACACCGCGCTGATCGACGGCGTTCGCAAATTCGCGATGGACGTGCGTGAACTAGACATTGACCTGATCGACCGCATCAATCCATTTCAGGAAGCCTATGCCATCCTCGCCAAAACCATGAGCGAGGACAGCCTGAAACAAGTCGCCGCTGCCATATCTGCGCGGCGCACTAGCCTGACCCCGGATGAAGCCAAGCAGCTTGCCGTCCGTGCGGTCCAGTTCAAGAAGGAACGCGGACGGCTCCCCTCCATCAGTTCAACCGACGCATGGGAAAAGCGCATGGCCGAAGGTGCCGCTGCGTTTGTGCGCTACAAGGATGAGGGCCGTTATGAGTGA
- the drt3b gene encoding antiviral reverse transcriptase Drt3b, translating into MAKRRVSLTHRKQRSVLTDMLPFEVPPTFSNRGYYRFLRNNSIEIEKGQLRWICETDALDRTMRLLFGIDLAANITPEVVTEWGKQKTRRSVPLKKCKMATMPFNFRVAHNLDGRTLSVVHPRNQVEVASFYATHSALIIYHTSVSEFSIRRPVSVSRYAYFKDKLHEERLDSVAGLEEEDREYEQLGSYFVYRKYRNIHRFFESYKYHRSEKKYDAMVQIDVSKCFDSIYTHSLPWAVLGKDQTKFSLDASKGTFGGRFDALMQNLNHKETNGIVIGPEFSRIFAEIILQSVDSELIRQLAEGANLTHKIDYEIFRYVDDFFVFYNEESTQLKIFETLQDILKGKKLSINTAKIKHYQKPIITEITIGKERISALLNAEIDPACEEEPLADPTKTPKQKLVCSINANRLIIRYKAAIKEAGVTYGDLLNYTFAITENKIEKLFKAYVASDKSDRDRKRLSNALLAIMEFAFFAYSASPKVNHTIRLCRMIATSVDFLHAQGLPYEQKHLLFKYVHDNVMQQLEKNTMSVHREVESLYLLIALPQIGREYWLPVSVLLRHFLIKEEENTGNYIRPTGFMNHFSVTILLSYIKDKVRYAKLKTFIEAHIIAKLEYMKAHCPDDAETLIMLLDLVVCPYISAATKDAIGLIFKLDAAGLASVQAANDHWFTAWGDKFDLGKELDAKRSREVY; encoded by the coding sequence ATGGCTAAGCGGCGCGTCTCTCTCACCCATCGAAAACAACGATCAGTTCTCACGGACATGTTGCCCTTTGAGGTACCACCAACCTTTTCCAATCGGGGCTACTACCGTTTCCTGCGCAACAACAGCATTGAAATCGAAAAGGGTCAGTTGCGCTGGATTTGCGAGACGGATGCATTGGATCGGACGATGCGGCTTCTGTTCGGCATCGATCTCGCCGCCAATATCACCCCTGAGGTCGTGACCGAGTGGGGTAAGCAGAAAACCCGCAGATCGGTCCCTCTAAAAAAATGCAAGATGGCGACCATGCCTTTCAATTTCCGTGTCGCCCACAATCTTGACGGCCGGACCTTGAGCGTCGTGCATCCGCGCAATCAGGTCGAGGTGGCAAGCTTTTATGCCACCCACAGCGCGTTGATCATCTATCACACTTCCGTGAGCGAGTTTTCAATCCGCCGCCCGGTTTCGGTGTCGCGCTATGCCTACTTCAAGGACAAGCTCCATGAAGAGCGGCTGGATTCCGTCGCCGGGTTGGAGGAAGAGGATCGCGAGTACGAGCAGCTCGGCTCCTATTTCGTGTATCGGAAATACCGGAACATCCACCGCTTCTTTGAATCGTACAAATACCACCGCAGCGAGAAAAAGTACGATGCGATGGTGCAGATCGACGTGAGCAAGTGCTTCGACAGCATCTATACCCACTCGCTTCCTTGGGCCGTGCTGGGCAAGGACCAGACGAAATTCAGCCTCGATGCCTCAAAGGGAACCTTCGGCGGACGTTTCGACGCCCTTATGCAGAACCTGAACCACAAAGAAACCAACGGCATCGTCATCGGCCCCGAGTTCTCGCGGATATTTGCCGAGATCATTTTGCAATCGGTCGATTCAGAGCTGATTAGGCAGTTGGCCGAAGGAGCCAATCTGACCCACAAGATCGATTACGAAATCTTCCGATACGTCGATGACTTCTTCGTTTTCTACAACGAGGAGTCCACCCAGCTTAAGATTTTCGAGACGCTTCAGGACATCCTGAAGGGCAAAAAACTCAGCATCAATACGGCCAAGATCAAGCATTACCAAAAGCCGATCATCACCGAAATCACGATCGGCAAGGAACGTATCTCGGCCCTTCTGAATGCCGAGATCGATCCAGCTTGCGAGGAGGAGCCGCTGGCCGATCCGACCAAGACCCCCAAGCAAAAGCTGGTCTGCTCAATCAACGCAAACCGCCTCATCATCCGGTACAAGGCCGCGATCAAGGAGGCAGGCGTCACCTATGGCGACCTGTTGAACTACACGTTTGCAATCACCGAAAACAAGATCGAGAAGCTCTTCAAGGCCTATGTCGCGAGCGACAAGTCAGACCGCGACCGTAAACGTCTCTCGAACGCATTGCTGGCCATCATGGAGTTTGCCTTTTTCGCGTACTCGGCCAGCCCAAAGGTCAATCACACCATCCGCCTATGCCGGATGATCGCGACTTCGGTGGATTTTCTGCACGCTCAGGGCCTGCCCTACGAGCAGAAACATCTGCTCTTTAAGTACGTCCACGACAATGTGATGCAGCAACTCGAAAAGAACACGATGAGCGTTCATCGCGAGGTTGAGAGCCTCTATCTTCTCATCGCACTGCCGCAGATTGGCCGGGAATACTGGCTGCCAGTCTCCGTCCTTCTCCGGCATTTCCTGATTAAAGAGGAAGAGAACACGGGGAATTACATTCGCCCCACGGGGTTCATGAATCACTTCTCCGTCACAATCCTGCTTTCCTACATCAAGGACAAGGTCCGGTATGCGAAGCTGAAAACCTTCATCGAGGCGCATATCATCGCCAAGCTCGAATACATGAAGGCCCATTGTCCCGATGACGCCGAGACACTGATCATGCTCCTCGACCTCGTCGTCTGCCCTTATATCAGCGCTGCTACCAAGGACGCTATAGGGCTGATTTTTAAGCTGGATGCAGCAGGCTTGGCATCTGTTCAGGCCGCCAACGATCACTGGTTTACCGCTTGGGGCGATAAATTTGATCTCGGGAAGGAGCTGGACGCAAAGCGCAGTCGTGAGGTATACTGA